From Chlamydiifrater volucris, one genomic window encodes:
- a CDS encoding autotransporter domain-containing protein has translation MKNRYISSFSQSVILAIVASSSLHADASSFDGKKFVATHFLYPFSQERFESNRYFSSAADSADAPPAPSLEDAEDASEEEHLDSIDHEKQSSDTSLQDLKSPSGEEDASSEEYHREGQISDATSAVGAVSEQPSQLSPSFPEGEAEKVVASGEEAQSPVISSPVEGHADVQPSPNSPPMASDSGSKESEISETENLLSSDSEHASPVNEGSSSEEKVAVGTGEETVESPCYTTQMLTSGGKNSASPDDLEGFQYCSQGNVVYEVLGGLAWNNVDALSQVNDVDQTEQSQKQNLSKDEDLKVNDGSSQGDVSEEAEVDNSQESDSEDRGGALHTDISQEDILVKSTPNSRSTACKEHGLAFCNTKSVLEKEVQSNCTVNGVVFSGKSKSDGLLFSNLKAKKGGAAVYSDADVIFENLQRGLTFSGCESSESGGAVAANNITVKGCNGITLTKNKTSLSPSSQESESGSALTALVKKVSPKDDLELGGGAFWAGEGLSLPNKEKIDPQDESEQQPRSGSIQFSGNSGTILVSQNTSTVNGGAMAAKTILFDSNIGNIDFSGNTADFSGGAISSSSSITFLNNKGGISFSENLSCKGSGNAPVKGFGGAIASSEIMFSKNNGDIVFLGNKSGVIEDGEGQEAITQALGSGGAISSQKCSFESNLGKVSFSDNTSSHFGGAIFSKEQVLGKGNLGKIEFSKNQARGSGGAVYCYPDSLSEVANVLKVLSEEQKIVNGRVTFLSNESGVSFSENSSKKKGGAIYAQGVSFSKNSGISFLRNTSVIAGGAIHCEHLPLASDRSEDSDLSEGDVVFSENLGGIVFEGNSVRVSSEKVVDGSISLGKIGGGAVWCKNFKLLNNKGICLFENNSLSDEDDSVGKIAGGGGVYGADSVSISGNMKGVVFSNNSVTGKSVSGEDKAPLGYLRLKTDSSKSLSKSASPVGLQNPFGGGAVSAGSFVLSGNKGDCSFSNNKVSNSGDSILSGDQKVHSGGGAVLAKKSVSLEGNERIIFSYNIASGGKSLGGAILSSQVSLTGNQRIIFDSNSSGYGGGAIYSAGGGVSISENTEVIFSNNYSGTSGGAILLDAKVLSGDVDSFPSNVAQSVESKDVVLEKLLISNNFGPVTFSNNYTTEVFTETSPGDSKTDPYSVDTLTKFGGGVAFLKDLEVSGNKDVLFLFNKSDKGGAFYVRDHGTVSLSADYGNIVFQGNRELGGASDCIFLEGSSSKITKLRAREGHAVQFFDAIIFENTSNRDTSSGGVGQILSSENPSLSINSPDSNSPNLYTGVVQFGGGITKIPQKARLEAGGLVVSNGELWLQGLDQVSGSYVQLSANTVFGQMSTSPETNTVTGSGTPSSLSPVSSSYNKKQVFTSSVSASSAAEANVQQEISPGFNLTELRVDLASFSKDSTPPRVVIVPATQSGSSSVNLLTQNEGGPNLKFVLVDSSGESMEGKHDLFSDNSNIQFVEFMKKGENGNLESTNIPGSGNGNFVTFSLGQGLDKGQYGYQGTWDVKSLTNGSVQVQWTRTGYSLNPNKDGSVVANGLWSQYTDARGIKGQIFHNHVTDQRMEMDFFTNVWGAGLGQFVNSVVVGDVDGFVHRAGGYVLGMDTEIIQDFLVGGSFAQTFGYTDSRLHSIRCSERGYIGSVYAGISHYGRGSGTWMFKGAVLYGNIGNDMSVDYGSNLGVSKGSWSDHSLLASVRVDRKKFSNSRSFSSAMITAWAPFVEVEYAFIDQMPFLEVGGTQVRDFEKGKLQNLAVPMGITFENYYSRGTKSESLSFSVAYSPDAYRRNPKGSATVVEAKHSWITRGCKWPRHAVRCRLDNNTEWNESLGTYISFEYEGRRHVASYNFSGGARLIF, from the coding sequence ATGAAAAATCGTTATATTTCTTCTTTTTCCCAATCTGTTATCTTAGCAATAGTAGCTTCCTCTAGCTTGCACGCTGATGCAAGTTCTTTTGATGGAAAAAAATTTGTTGCCACACATTTTCTGTATCCTTTTTCTCAGGAACGTTTTGAAAGTAATCGTTATTTTTCTTCTGCAGCTGATAGTGCAGACGCGCCACCAGCTCCATCTTTGGAAGATGCAGAAGATGCCTCTGAAGAAGAACATTTAGATTCTATTGATCATGAAAAACAATCTTCTGATACAAGTCTTCAAGATCTTAAAAGTCCTTCTGGTGAAGAGGATGCAAGCTCAGAAGAATATCACCGGGAAGGGCAGATCTCTGATGCGACTTCTGCCGTAGGGGCTGTCTCCGAACAGCCGTCTCAGCTTTCACCTTCTTTTCCTGAAGGTGAGGCAGAGAAAGTTGTTGCTTCGGGTGAGGAAGCTCAATCGCCTGTTATTTCAAGTCCGGTTGAGGGTCATGCTGATGTACAACCATCTCCAAACTCTCCTCCTATGGCAAGTGATAGTGGTTCAAAAGAATCCGAGATTTCAGAAACAGAGAACCTTTTATCTTCTGACTCGGAACATGCTTCTCCTGTTAACGAGGGGAGTTCTAGCGAAGAAAAGGTTGCAGTCGGGACTGGTGAAGAAACTGTAGAGTCGCCCTGCTATACAACTCAAATGTTGACTTCCGGAGGTAAAAATTCCGCTTCCCCCGACGATTTGGAAGGATTTCAGTATTGTTCTCAGGGAAATGTTGTTTACGAAGTTCTAGGCGGCTTAGCTTGGAATAATGTAGATGCATTGTCTCAAGTGAATGACGTAGACCAAACAGAGCAATCTCAAAAGCAAAATCTCTCTAAAGATGAGGATTTAAAAGTGAATGATGGCTCTTCTCAGGGTGACGTTTCTGAAGAAGCGGAGGTTGATAATTCACAGGAATCTGATTCAGAAGACAGAGGAGGGGCACTTCATACTGATATTTCGCAGGAAGATATTCTAGTTAAATCTACACCAAATTCCAGGAGTACAGCTTGTAAAGAACATGGATTAGCTTTTTGCAATACCAAGTCTGTCTTAGAGAAAGAAGTTCAATCTAACTGCACTGTCAATGGTGTTGTTTTTTCTGGAAAAAGCAAGTCTGATGGTCTCTTATTTTCTAATCTTAAGGCGAAGAAAGGTGGAGCCGCAGTTTACAGTGATGCTGATGTAATTTTTGAAAATCTTCAGAGAGGTTTAACTTTTTCTGGTTGTGAGAGTTCTGAGTCTGGAGGAGCCGTTGCAGCAAATAATATTACGGTGAAAGGTTGCAATGGGATAACACTGACAAAGAATAAAACCAGTTTATCACCTTCTTCCCAAGAATCAGAGAGTGGTAGTGCGTTAACTGCTTTGGTAAAAAAAGTTTCCCCTAAAGATGATCTGGAGTTAGGCGGAGGGGCCTTTTGGGCAGGGGAGGGGCTTTCCTTACCAAACAAAGAAAAAATAGATCCTCAGGATGAATCTGAACAGCAACCAAGGAGTGGATCTATCCAATTTTCTGGAAACTCGGGAACCATTTTGGTTTCGCAAAACACCTCCACTGTTAATGGTGGAGCTATGGCGGCGAAAACTATATTGTTTGATAGCAATATCGGTAATATAGATTTTTCTGGAAATACTGCAGATTTTAGTGGAGGAGCCATATCTTCCTCTTCTTCTATAACTTTTTTAAACAACAAGGGGGGAATATCTTTTTCTGAAAATTTGTCTTGCAAAGGATCGGGGAATGCCCCTGTTAAGGGATTCGGTGGAGCCATTGCGTCTAGTGAGATAATGTTTTCTAAGAATAATGGTGACATTGTTTTCCTAGGTAACAAGTCTGGGGTAATTGAGGATGGAGAAGGTCAAGAGGCTATAACCCAAGCCTTGGGAAGTGGTGGAGCTATTTCATCGCAAAAATGTTCTTTTGAATCTAACCTAGGTAAAGTTTCATTTTCTGATAACACATCTTCTCACTTCGGTGGGGCTATCTTCTCCAAAGAGCAAGTGTTGGGTAAGGGAAATTTGGGCAAAATAGAGTTCTCTAAAAACCAGGCAAGGGGATCAGGCGGTGCCGTGTACTGTTATCCTGATTCATTATCGGAAGTCGCAAACGTCCTGAAGGTATTAAGCGAGGAGCAGAAAATAGTTAATGGGCGGGTTACCTTTTTATCCAACGAATCAGGTGTTTCCTTTTCTGAGAATTCTTCTAAAAAGAAGGGGGGAGCAATTTATGCTCAGGGAGTTTCCTTTTCCAAAAACTCTGGGATTTCTTTCTTAAGGAATACCTCTGTAATTGCTGGTGGGGCTATTCATTGTGAACATCTTCCTTTGGCCAGTGATAGAAGCGAAGATTCTGATCTTTCGGAAGGAGATGTAGTATTTTCTGAAAATTTAGGTGGCATCGTTTTTGAAGGTAATTCTGTTAGAGTTTCTTCTGAAAAGGTTGTTGATGGTTCTATTAGCTTAGGTAAAATAGGTGGAGGAGCTGTTTGGTGTAAAAACTTTAAATTGTTAAACAACAAGGGAATATGCCTCTTTGAGAATAACTCTTTGTCTGATGAAGATGATTCTGTGGGTAAGATCGCAGGGGGAGGGGGAGTTTATGGAGCTGACTCCGTTTCTATTTCTGGGAACATGAAGGGTGTTGTTTTCTCTAATAATTCCGTGACGGGTAAATCTGTCAGTGGTGAGGATAAAGCCCCTCTTGGGTATCTGCGTTTAAAGACAGATTCTTCAAAATCTTTGTCTAAGAGTGCTTCGCCAGTAGGGTTACAAAATCCTTTTGGAGGGGGGGCTGTTTCTGCAGGTTCCTTTGTGCTTTCTGGCAACAAAGGAGATTGTAGTTTTTCTAATAACAAAGTTTCTAATTCTGGAGATTCTATCCTTAGCGGTGATCAAAAAGTTCATTCTGGGGGAGGAGCTGTATTGGCGAAAAAATCAGTGTCTCTAGAAGGAAATGAAAGGATAATTTTCAGCTATAACATTGCTTCCGGAGGGAAATCCTTAGGAGGAGCTATTCTTTCTAGTCAGGTTTCTCTAACTGGAAACCAGAGAATAATTTTTGACAGTAACTCTTCAGGATACGGAGGCGGAGCTATTTATTCTGCAGGAGGAGGAGTTTCTATTTCTGAAAACACGGAAGTTATTTTTTCTAATAACTATTCAGGAACTTCAGGTGGAGCTATTTTATTAGATGCTAAAGTCTTATCTGGAGATGTAGACTCTTTTCCCAGCAATGTTGCTCAATCAGTAGAGTCAAAAGATGTTGTTTTAGAAAAGCTTCTTATTAGCAATAATTTTGGACCTGTAACTTTTTCTAACAACTATACTACAGAGGTCTTTACTGAAACTTCTCCAGGAGATTCGAAGACAGATCCATATTCTGTAGATACCCTCACTAAATTTGGTGGTGGAGTCGCCTTTCTCAAAGATCTCGAAGTTTCAGGAAATAAAGATGTGCTATTCCTTTTTAACAAATCTGATAAAGGTGGTGCTTTTTATGTCCGGGATCATGGAACAGTTTCTCTCTCAGCTGACTATGGAAATATTGTTTTTCAGGGGAATAGAGAATTGGGTGGAGCTTCTGATTGTATCTTCTTAGAGGGATCTTCTAGTAAAATAACTAAGTTGCGGGCTAGAGAAGGACATGCTGTTCAATTTTTCGATGCTATTATTTTTGAAAACACAAGCAACCGGGACACTTCTTCGGGTGGAGTAGGTCAGATATTATCCTCAGAAAATCCTTCTTTGTCTATCAACAGTCCAGATTCAAACAGTCCTAATCTATACACGGGGGTTGTACAGTTTGGAGGAGGGATTACGAAGATTCCACAGAAAGCAAGGTTAGAAGCTGGAGGGTTAGTTGTCAGTAATGGAGAATTATGGTTGCAGGGATTGGATCAAGTGAGTGGTTCTTATGTTCAATTGTCAGCCAATACTGTCTTTGGTCAGATGTCAACTAGTCCGGAAACTAATACTGTAACAGGTTCTGGAACACCTTCTTCTCTTTCTCCTGTATCTTCTTCTTACAACAAAAAACAAGTTTTCACTTCTTCTGTTTCGGCTTCTTCAGCTGCAGAAGCAAACGTTCAGCAAGAGATAAGCCCTGGATTTAATTTGACTGAACTAAGAGTGGATTTAGCATCGTTTTCAAAAGATTCTACTCCCCCCAGGGTTGTCATAGTTCCTGCAACACAATCTGGTTCAAGCTCTGTAAATTTATTAACCCAAAATGAAGGTGGTCCCAACCTTAAATTTGTCTTGGTAGATTCCTCGGGAGAGTCGATGGAAGGAAAACATGATTTGTTTTCTGATAACTCTAATATTCAGTTTGTTGAGTTCATGAAGAAAGGAGAAAATGGGAACCTGGAATCTACTAATATACCAGGATCTGGTAATGGCAATTTTGTAACATTTTCTTTAGGTCAGGGACTGGATAAAGGCCAATACGGTTATCAAGGAACTTGGGATGTTAAGTCCCTTACCAACGGCTCTGTCCAAGTCCAATGGACAAGGACAGGATATTCTTTAAATCCAAATAAAGATGGATCTGTTGTTGCCAATGGTTTATGGAGTCAGTACACTGACGCTAGAGGAATTAAGGGACAAATTTTCCACAACCACGTAACGGATCAGAGAATGGAAATGGACTTCTTCACCAACGTGTGGGGAGCAGGATTAGGTCAATTTGTCAACAGTGTTGTTGTTGGTGATGTTGATGGTTTTGTCCATAGAGCTGGTGGTTATGTTTTAGGTATGGATACAGAAATTATCCAAGACTTTTTAGTTGGGGGCAGTTTTGCTCAAACTTTCGGATATACCGACAGTCGGCTTCACAGTATTCGTTGCTCTGAGAGAGGTTATATAGGATCTGTGTACGCAGGAATTTCCCATTATGGAAGAGGTTCTGGTACATGGATGTTTAAAGGAGCGGTCCTGTATGGGAATATAGGTAACGATATGTCTGTAGATTATGGATCTAATTTAGGTGTGTCTAAAGGTTCTTGGTCGGACCATTCTCTGTTGGCCTCTGTTAGAGTGGATCGCAAGAAGTTTTCCAACTCTCGATCATTCTCTTCAGCTATGATTACTGCGTGGGCACCTTTTGTCGAAGTGGAATATGCTTTTATTGATCAAATGCCTTTCCTGGAAGTCGGTGGGACTCAAGTTAGGGATTTTGAAAAAGGTAAATTACAAAATCTTGCGGTCCCTATGGGGATCACTTTTGAGAACTATTACTCGAGGGGCACAAAATCAGAGTCTTTAAGTTTTTCTGTAGCTTATAGTCCTGATGCTTACCGAAGAAATCCTAAAGGATCCGCTACGGTTGTTGAGGCTAAGCATTCCTGGATTACTAGAGGTTGTAAATGGCCTCGACATGCCGTTCGTTGTCGATTGGATAACAATACGGAATGGAATGAATCTTTGGGAACATACATAAGCTTTGAATATGAAGGTAGAAGGCATGTAGCTTCTTACAACTTCAGTGGTGGGGCTCGCCTAATTTTCTAG
- the lpxB gene encoding lipid-A-disaccharide synthase, which translates to MFSESIVRILYPLGLIANLFFGTAFILQWILSTKFKQSFVPKTFWYLSAIGSFMMIFHGMIQSQYPVTLLHSINFVISLRNINLYNKYPASFLKIVWLMIFSVILTSVPFVVQAIISENSCWMATPNVLNLPINPPNTMWRIVGCLGLFIFSSRFLVQWLYAEHFKTSNFPEVFWKIGFLGCLLSLMYFIRVADPINILSYGCGIFPPVANLFLIYKNRRRLHPPLSKDPVYFISAGEISGDRLGADLIAKIKTKHPEIHFVGVGGPLMRESGMEVILPTEAFCISGFREVFLAIPKIFFFYRKITKFILTTNPDKLIFIDFPDFHFLIIRKLRRKRFTKRIIFYVCPSIWAWRRKRKFFLEKNVDLLLSLLPFEKQLFNDSSLRVLYVGHPLVQEIKNHQPITSWKEKCSVPEGDFIAFFPGSRRGDILKNLPVQLQAFKSSSLYDTHLAFVSCSSPNFAEIIHAIAKKEQIDRLFVIPCEYRYELAKSCQCAIAKCGTIVFETALMQAPTVVTCRLGSLDAFFIKYLFRIFLSSYSLPNIILSKIVFPEFLGSKIDASPKEIAIAIEKTVSPEEQKKQRLSCQKLQEVMESNVSSENEIISAIVNQ; encoded by the coding sequence ATGTTTTCAGAGAGTATTGTCCGCATCCTCTACCCCTTAGGGCTAATAGCTAACTTATTCTTCGGTACTGCCTTTATCCTTCAATGGATCTTGAGCACAAAATTCAAGCAGTCCTTCGTACCTAAAACATTTTGGTACCTGTCTGCTATTGGGTCGTTCATGATGATTTTTCATGGGATGATTCAAAGCCAGTATCCTGTGACCCTACTCCACTCAATAAATTTTGTAATTTCTTTGAGGAATATCAATCTCTATAACAAGTATCCAGCCTCTTTTTTGAAGATTGTCTGGTTGATGATCTTCTCGGTCATCCTAACTTCTGTCCCATTTGTTGTGCAGGCCATCATTTCTGAAAATAGTTGTTGGATGGCTACCCCTAATGTTCTTAATCTACCCATAAACCCTCCTAACACTATGTGGCGAATAGTGGGCTGTTTAGGTCTTTTTATCTTTTCGAGCCGTTTCCTTGTACAGTGGCTATATGCCGAACATTTCAAAACCAGCAATTTCCCAGAAGTTTTTTGGAAGATAGGGTTCCTTGGTTGTTTATTATCTCTCATGTATTTCATTAGAGTCGCAGATCCTATCAATATTCTCAGTTATGGCTGTGGAATATTTCCCCCAGTAGCAAACTTATTTCTAATATATAAAAACCGAAGGAGACTCCATCCCCCGCTCTCTAAGGACCCCGTTTACTTCATTTCGGCAGGAGAAATTAGCGGAGATCGCCTTGGCGCCGACTTGATAGCTAAAATAAAGACCAAACATCCTGAAATCCACTTTGTCGGAGTTGGTGGCCCTCTAATGAGAGAATCCGGCATGGAAGTAATCTTACCTACAGAAGCATTCTGTATCTCCGGGTTTAGAGAAGTATTTCTTGCTATTCCTAAAATATTTTTTTTCTATAGAAAGATTACGAAGTTCATCCTCACAACAAACCCTGACAAGCTTATTTTCATTGATTTCCCTGATTTTCATTTTCTTATCATACGAAAACTAAGAAGAAAGAGGTTTACAAAAAGGATAATTTTCTATGTTTGCCCCAGTATATGGGCTTGGAGAAGAAAAAGAAAATTTTTCTTGGAAAAAAACGTAGATCTGTTGCTATCTCTCCTTCCCTTTGAAAAGCAACTCTTTAATGATTCTTCCCTTAGAGTTCTGTACGTGGGCCATCCGCTTGTTCAAGAAATTAAAAATCATCAGCCCATAACTTCCTGGAAAGAAAAGTGCAGCGTCCCTGAAGGAGATTTTATCGCTTTCTTCCCAGGAAGTAGGCGTGGAGATATTCTTAAAAATCTTCCCGTTCAACTTCAAGCTTTTAAATCTTCCTCTTTGTATGATACACATCTAGCTTTCGTATCCTGTAGCTCTCCTAATTTTGCTGAAATCATTCACGCAATAGCTAAGAAAGAACAAATAGACCGTCTTTTCGTTATTCCCTGTGAGTATAGATACGAACTTGCGAAATCTTGCCAATGTGCCATAGCAAAATGTGGAACTATAGTTTTTGAAACAGCGTTAATGCAAGCTCCAACAGTTGTGACTTGCAGATTGGGATCTTTAGATGCATTTTTCATTAAATATTTGTTCAGAATCTTTCTGTCATCGTACAGTCTACCAAATATAATCCTAAGCAAAATTGTATTTCCCGAGTTCCTTGGAAGCAAGATAGACGCTTCTCCAAAAGAAATTGCCATTGCTATTGAAAAGACTGTTTCTCCCGAAGAGCAGAAAAAACAAAGACTTTCTTGTCAAAAATTGCAAGAGGTTATGGAATCTAATGTCTCTTCTGAAAACGAAATTATTTCTGCTATCGTTAACCAATAA
- the pcnB gene encoding polynucleotide adenylyltransferase PcnB, whose translation MGQQLSFYSSRGLELSKQHTGFPLVPVIYSQEVHGIQLEDLSTNALSVIKTLRKAGHTAYLVGGCIRDLLLKETPKDFDVSTSAKPEEIKIIFKNCILVGKRFRLAHIRFSNQIIEVSTFRAGNPDEDSLITKDNLWGTPEEDVLRRDFTINGLFFDPFEKVIIDYTGGFEDIKNNFLQTIGDPVVRFKQDPVRMLRLLKILARYPFSVDKETSLALTAHRYELTKSSQTRVFEELLKMLGSGYAEAFFRLLKDWGMLTVLFPYIDKAFNLSPIIQEQTFSLLRNVDHLVKKENLQPDRHFLLATFLFPIVNFNVHYIYQKHKGINLTETFEFIRKFLEKLFANSFTSCSKKNFILTTLLIQMQYRLTPLKVSKKRNFFNKKLLQHSRFPEALLLLKLRSLVDSKWISAYRAWFTHWDPEKTEW comes from the coding sequence ATAGGACAGCAATTAAGTTTCTATAGTAGCAGGGGTTTGGAATTGTCAAAGCAACACACTGGGTTTCCTTTAGTTCCCGTAATATACTCCCAAGAAGTGCACGGAATTCAACTGGAAGACCTCTCTACCAACGCTCTCTCCGTAATAAAAACTCTTCGAAAAGCCGGACACACTGCCTACCTTGTTGGTGGATGCATCCGGGACCTCTTACTCAAGGAAACTCCCAAAGACTTTGATGTTTCTACTTCAGCAAAACCTGAAGAGATTAAAATAATTTTTAAAAACTGTATCCTCGTGGGCAAGCGTTTTAGACTGGCTCATATCCGGTTTTCTAATCAAATTATAGAAGTTTCTACTTTCAGAGCTGGAAACCCAGATGAGGATTCTTTAATCACTAAAGATAACCTTTGGGGAACCCCCGAAGAAGACGTCTTGCGAAGAGATTTTACTATTAACGGCCTATTCTTTGACCCCTTTGAGAAAGTAATTATCGACTACACAGGTGGTTTTGAAGATATCAAAAATAATTTCTTGCAGACGATAGGAGACCCTGTTGTCCGATTCAAGCAAGACCCTGTGAGAATGTTACGTTTGCTTAAAATTCTGGCTCGCTACCCTTTCTCTGTAGATAAGGAAACTTCTCTAGCCCTTACCGCTCATCGTTATGAGCTAACAAAGAGCTCTCAAACACGTGTTTTTGAGGAACTCTTAAAAATGCTAGGGTCAGGATACGCTGAAGCTTTCTTTAGATTGCTTAAAGACTGGGGAATGCTGACTGTCTTGTTCCCTTATATTGACAAAGCTTTCAATTTGAGCCCCATTATCCAAGAACAAACCTTCTCTTTACTAAGAAATGTGGACCATTTGGTAAAAAAGGAAAACCTACAGCCTGATCGACATTTTCTTCTCGCGACCTTCCTCTTTCCTATAGTCAATTTCAACGTTCACTACATCTACCAAAAGCACAAAGGTATTAATCTAACGGAAACCTTCGAATTCATTAGAAAATTCCTGGAGAAACTCTTTGCAAACTCCTTCACTAGCTGCTCGAAAAAAAACTTCATTCTCACTACCCTTCTAATACAGATGCAGTACCGGCTGACGCCCCTCAAAGTTTCCAAAAAGCGAAATTTTTTTAACAAAAAGTTGTTACAACATTCCCGGTTCCCAGAAGCTCTGTTACTCCTTAAACTCAGAAGCTTAGTAGACTCAAAATGGATCTCTGCTTACAGAGCTTGGTTTACCCATTGGGACCCAGAAAAAACAGAATGGTGA
- the glmM gene encoding phosphoglucosamine mutase: MDTNLLEQSKEQGEKVKLFGTDGVRGRANYHPMTVETTVLLGKAVAGVLKSNKPSGRQKVVIGKDTRLSGYMFESALVAGLTSMGIETLVLGPIPTPGVAFITRAYRADAGIMISASHNPYQDNGIKIFSSEGFKITDSVESRIEAMVTNGAFEDLPGDHAVGKSKRVVDALGRYIEFAKATFPKGSTLKGLKVVLDCAHGAAYRVAPYVFEELDAEVICLGCEPTGTNINSQCGALHPSVIQKAVIEYKADVGIALDGDGDRVIMVDEKGHIVDGDVILAVCAHDLKKKGILSGDRVVATVMTNFGVLQYLEKLGIDLILSPVGDRHVLQHMRENNVSLGGEQSGHLIFLDYNTTGDGIVSALQVLKIMTESESTLSDLTAPVCKSPQTLINIPIREKVPIEDMPEVIEAIKDVESTLGGSGKVLVRYSGTENVCRVMVEGTKKHQVDGLARIIADAIEASLGLCASR, translated from the coding sequence ATGGACACAAATTTACTAGAGCAGAGCAAGGAACAAGGGGAGAAGGTGAAACTGTTCGGGACGGACGGTGTTCGAGGGCGAGCAAACTATCATCCCATGACAGTTGAAACGACTGTTTTATTAGGAAAAGCTGTTGCAGGCGTTCTGAAGTCTAACAAACCTTCTGGAAGGCAGAAAGTTGTGATAGGTAAAGATACAAGACTTTCTGGATATATGTTTGAGAGTGCCTTGGTTGCAGGACTTACTTCTATGGGGATAGAGACACTAGTTCTTGGGCCTATACCTACTCCCGGAGTAGCTTTCATTACAAGAGCATATAGAGCTGATGCGGGTATCATGATATCAGCTTCTCATAATCCTTACCAGGACAACGGTATTAAAATTTTTTCCTCTGAAGGTTTTAAGATCACAGATTCTGTGGAATCTCGTATAGAAGCAATGGTTACTAACGGAGCGTTTGAGGATCTTCCTGGAGATCATGCAGTGGGTAAAAGTAAAAGAGTCGTAGATGCTTTGGGCAGGTATATTGAATTTGCCAAAGCTACTTTTCCCAAGGGAAGTACTTTGAAGGGATTAAAAGTCGTTTTGGATTGTGCTCACGGAGCTGCTTATCGAGTGGCTCCTTACGTTTTTGAGGAGTTAGATGCGGAAGTGATTTGCTTAGGTTGCGAGCCTACAGGCACAAATATTAACAGTCAGTGCGGGGCTCTCCATCCGTCAGTTATCCAAAAAGCTGTCATAGAGTACAAAGCGGATGTTGGTATTGCCTTGGATGGTGACGGTGATCGAGTGATTATGGTTGATGAGAAAGGCCATATTGTTGATGGGGACGTCATTTTAGCTGTTTGTGCTCACGATTTAAAAAAGAAAGGTATTCTTAGTGGAGATCGAGTTGTAGCCACAGTTATGACCAATTTTGGTGTTCTCCAATATTTGGAGAAACTTGGGATAGATTTAATTCTTTCTCCTGTTGGTGATCGGCATGTTCTTCAGCATATGAGAGAGAACAACGTTTCCTTGGGTGGAGAACAAAGTGGTCATTTGATTTTCTTAGACTACAACACAACAGGGGATGGTATAGTTTCGGCTTTGCAAGTTTTGAAAATTATGACTGAGAGCGAATCTACGTTATCTGATTTAACAGCTCCTGTATGCAAAAGTCCTCAAACATTGATCAATATCCCTATAAGAGAGAAAGTTCCTATCGAAGATATGCCAGAAGTTATCGAGGCTATCAAGGACGTGGAAAGTACCTTGGGCGGTTCAGGTAAGGTGCTGGTAAGATATTCTGGTACGGAAAATGTGTGTCGAGTTATGGTTGAGGGGACGAAAAAACACCAGGTAGATGGGTTGGCAAGGATTATCGCTGATGCTATAGAGGCTTCTTTGGGCCTTTGTGCTTCTAGATAA